Proteins encoded by one window of Streptomyces sp. NBC_01477:
- a CDS encoding SDR family oxidoreductase: MSRSSVHGQVVVVTGAARGVGELLARKLAARGARLALVGLEPDELKRVTESLGGDAACWTADVTDRAAMAQVAADVLAHFGRIDVVVANAGVATGGPFLDSDPEAFDRVIHVNLLGSIATARAFLPALLESRGYLLQIASLAALTPAPMMAAYCASKSGVEAFAHSLRAEVGHQGVAVGVGYLSWTDTDMVRGADEDDVLRELRARLPWPANRTYPLEPAVDRIAAGIARRSPHVYAQWWLRGMQSVRGALPSVIGGALGRREMRRAAPALARNAGAQRGLVGRGGAADESARAVGHHIQ, translated from the coding sequence ATGAGCCGATCATCGGTGCACGGTCAGGTCGTGGTGGTGACAGGCGCCGCCCGCGGGGTGGGCGAATTGCTGGCCCGCAAGCTCGCGGCGCGCGGCGCGCGGCTGGCGCTGGTCGGGCTCGAGCCGGACGAACTCAAGCGGGTGACCGAGTCGCTGGGTGGTGACGCGGCCTGCTGGACCGCGGACGTCACCGACCGGGCCGCCATGGCGCAGGTCGCCGCCGATGTGCTCGCGCACTTCGGGCGGATCGACGTCGTCGTGGCCAACGCCGGTGTGGCGACCGGCGGTCCGTTCCTCGACTCCGACCCCGAAGCGTTCGACCGCGTCATCCACGTCAACCTGCTGGGCAGCATCGCCACCGCCCGAGCCTTCCTGCCGGCGCTGCTCGAATCCCGCGGCTATCTGCTGCAGATCGCCTCGCTCGCCGCCCTCACACCCGCGCCCATGATGGCGGCGTACTGCGCGAGCAAGTCGGGCGTGGAGGCCTTCGCACACAGCCTGCGCGCGGAAGTCGGGCACCAGGGCGTCGCAGTTGGCGTCGGATATCTCAGCTGGACCGACACCGACATGGTGCGCGGCGCCGACGAGGACGACGTGCTGCGGGAGTTGCGCGCGCGGCTGCCGTGGCCGGCCAACCGCACCTATCCGCTGGAGCCGGCCGTGGACCGTATCGCGGCGGGTATCGCGCGGCGTTCGCCCCATGTCTACGCGCAGTGGTGGCTGCGCGGCATGCAGTCCGTGCGGGGCGCGCTGCCGTCGGTCATCGGCGGGGCGCTCGGGCGGCGCGAAATGCGGCGGGCGGCACCCGCGCTGGCCCGAAACGCCGGCGCGCAGCGCGGCCTGGTCGGGCGGGGAGGAGCAGCGGACGAGTCGGCCCGCGCTGTCGGACATCACATTCAGTGA
- a CDS encoding methylated-DNA--[protein]-cysteine S-methyltransferase translates to MTTTARTATAATLTASAHTIMDSPIGLLTLVTREGGLAGLYMTEHRHIPPQDTFGPRVAATDVPVLARTAEQLSAYFAGEVADFDIDLSTSGTPFQHRVWAALRDIPYGATVSYGELAAVLGQPTASRAVGLANGKNPISIIVPCHRVVGANGSMTGYGGGIERKRWLLSFENGAQQPVLS, encoded by the coding sequence ATGACGACGACAGCTCGCACAGCCACGGCGGCGACCCTCACCGCATCCGCTCATACGATCATGGACAGTCCGATCGGCCTACTGACCCTGGTTACCCGGGAGGGTGGCCTCGCAGGCCTGTACATGACGGAGCACCGGCACATCCCGCCGCAGGACACCTTCGGACCTCGGGTCGCGGCCACCGACGTCCCGGTCCTCGCCCGTACCGCCGAGCAGCTGAGCGCGTACTTCGCCGGCGAAGTCGCGGACTTCGACATCGACTTGTCGACTTCGGGCACCCCGTTCCAGCACCGGGTGTGGGCAGCCCTGCGCGACATCCCCTACGGCGCGACCGTCTCGTACGGCGAACTCGCCGCGGTCCTGGGCCAGCCCACCGCCTCCCGCGCGGTCGGCCTCGCCAACGGGAAAAATCCGATCAGCATCATCGTGCCCTGCCACCGGGTGGTCGGCGCCAACGGCAGCATGACCGGCTACGGCGGCGGCATCGAGCGCAAGCGGTGGCTGCTGAGCTTCGAGAACGGCGCACAGCAGCCGGTCCTGAGCTGA
- a CDS encoding MerR family transcriptional regulator: MAEAAGIPVRTLRFYRERRLLPPPRRDGRIAWYSENHLARLRTIAALLERGHTLGGITELITAWENGRTLNGVAELLGLGGTLAAPWSDETPVVLTPQELADYFGDDASPANLTTALEIGYISVAGESALHTSRRLLDASAALVRQGVPLAAVLAAGREVRDHVDAIAELFTEVVKTHVLGSLDDLPPEQAHRISDAMQRLRPLAKDIVDAEMSLAMERRVRLEIDAWLRGQGVATDPATGQAPPTSEAPEDP, translated from the coding sequence CTGGCGGAAGCGGCCGGGATACCTGTGAGGACGCTGCGCTTCTACCGGGAGCGCCGGCTCCTGCCACCGCCCCGCCGCGACGGCCGTATCGCCTGGTATTCCGAGAACCACCTCGCCAGGCTGCGCACGATCGCCGCGCTGCTGGAACGCGGCCACACCCTCGGCGGCATCACCGAGCTGATCACCGCCTGGGAGAACGGCCGCACCCTGAACGGCGTCGCCGAACTGCTCGGCCTCGGCGGCACCCTCGCCGCCCCCTGGTCGGACGAGACGCCGGTCGTGCTCACCCCGCAGGAGCTGGCCGACTACTTCGGCGACGACGCCAGCCCGGCAAACCTGACCACGGCTCTGGAGATCGGCTACATCTCCGTCGCGGGCGAAAGCGCGCTGCACACCAGCCGCCGCCTGCTCGACGCGTCGGCCGCCCTCGTGCGCCAAGGCGTACCGCTGGCCGCGGTCCTTGCCGCGGGCCGCGAGGTACGCGACCACGTCGACGCCATTGCCGAGCTGTTCACCGAGGTCGTCAAGACCCATGTGCTCGGGTCGCTGGACGACCTGCCCCCCGAGCAGGCGCACCGCATCTCCGACGCCATGCAGCGGCTCCGCCCTCTGGCCAAGGACATCGTCGACGCCGAGATGTCGCTGGCCATGGAGCGCCGGGTGCGCCTCGAGATCGACGCGTGGCTGCGCGGCCAGGGGGTCGCCACGGATCCCGCGACAGGCCAGGCGCCCCCGACGTCCGAGGCGCCCGAGGACCCGTAG
- a CDS encoding AlkA N-terminal domain-containing protein yields MHTDFDACVRAVQSKDARFDGWFFTAVLTTRIYCRPSCPVVPPKVENMTFYPSAAAAQQAGFRACKRCRPDASPGSPQWNERADLVARAMRLIADGVVDRDGIPGLATRLGYSARQVERQLLAELGAGPLALARAQRAQTARLLIETTTMPMGEIAFAAGFSSIRAFNDTVREVFALAPGELRARVARGRPAATAGSIALRLPFRRPLTPDNLFGHLAATAVPGVEEWRAGAYRRTVRLPHGAGIVELRPLADHIGCRLWLTDWRDLAQAISRCRRLLDLDADPLAVDALLSADPVLAPLVAKSPGRRVPRVTDGPEFAVRAVLGQQISTAAARTHAGRLVAAYGDAVDDPAGGLTHLFPSPAALAGHDPAALAMPQSRRDTLAALLGALEGGGLDLDVGSDWQRARAQLTALPGFGPWTVETIAMRALGDPDAFLPTDLGVRYAARDLGLPATPAALTRHAAAWQPWRAYATQYLWATGDHPINVLPTDHPQPEGASR; encoded by the coding sequence ATGCACACCGACTTCGACGCCTGCGTACGCGCTGTCCAGTCGAAGGACGCCCGATTCGACGGGTGGTTCTTCACGGCGGTGCTGACCACCCGCATCTACTGCCGGCCGAGCTGCCCGGTCGTGCCCCCGAAGGTCGAGAACATGACCTTCTACCCGAGCGCCGCCGCCGCACAGCAGGCCGGCTTCCGCGCCTGCAAAAGGTGCCGGCCCGACGCGAGCCCCGGCTCACCGCAGTGGAACGAGCGCGCCGACCTGGTCGCCCGCGCCATGCGGCTGATCGCCGACGGTGTGGTGGACCGCGACGGCATCCCGGGACTCGCCACCCGGCTCGGCTACAGCGCCCGCCAGGTGGAGCGCCAGCTGCTCGCCGAGCTGGGCGCAGGACCGCTCGCCCTGGCCCGCGCGCAGCGCGCCCAGACCGCGCGGCTGCTCATCGAGACCACCACCATGCCGATGGGCGAGATCGCCTTCGCGGCCGGCTTCTCCAGCATCCGCGCCTTCAACGACACCGTGCGCGAAGTCTTCGCCCTTGCGCCGGGCGAGCTGCGCGCCAGGGTGGCCAGGGGCCGCCCCGCGGCGACCGCGGGCTCCATCGCGCTGCGACTGCCCTTCCGCCGCCCGCTCACCCCGGACAACCTGTTCGGGCACCTTGCCGCGACCGCCGTCCCCGGCGTCGAGGAGTGGCGCGCGGGCGCCTACCGCCGCACCGTCCGCCTGCCGCACGGCGCCGGCATCGTCGAGCTGCGGCCGCTGGCCGATCACATCGGCTGCCGGCTGTGGCTCACCGACTGGCGCGACCTTGCGCAGGCGATCAGCCGCTGCCGCCGGCTGCTCGATCTGGACGCCGACCCGCTGGCGGTGGACGCGCTGCTGTCCGCCGACCCGGTGCTCGCGCCGCTGGTCGCCAAGTCGCCGGGGCGGCGGGTGCCACGGGTGACGGACGGACCGGAATTCGCGGTCCGCGCGGTGCTCGGGCAGCAGATCTCAACGGCCGCCGCCCGTACCCACGCCGGGCGGCTGGTGGCGGCCTACGGCGACGCCGTCGACGATCCCGCCGGCGGCCTCACCCACCTCTTCCCCTCGCCCGCCGCCCTGGCCGGCCACGACCCGGCGGCGCTGGCGATGCCGCAGAGCCGCCGGGACACCCTGGCGGCGCTGCTGGGCGCCCTGGAGGGCGGCGGGCTGGACCTGGACGTCGGCAGCGACTGGCAGCGCGCGAGAGCGCAGCTGACGGCCCTGCCGGGCTTCGGGCCGTGGACGGTCGAGACGATCGCGATGCGGGCGCTCGGCGACCCCGACGCCTTCCTGCCGACCGACCTGGGAGTCCGCTACGCCGCCCGCGACCTCGGCCTGCCCGCCACACCCGCGGCGCTGACCCGGCACGCCGCGGCCTGGCAGCCGTGGCGTGCCTACGCGACGCAATACCTGTGGGCAACCGGCGATCATCCGATCAACGTCCTGCCCACCGATCACCCGCAACCGGAAGGCGCTTCACGATGA
- a CDS encoding GNAT family N-acetyltransferase: MDDAEAVSVADAPQDRRYEARVGDDLAGTAAYIRTPEVIAFIHTEVGEAYEGRGIGSALARTALDDARTQGLRVLAICPFIAGWLTRHPEYDDLQFVPESSVTD, from the coding sequence ATGGACGACGCCGAAGCAGTCTCCGTAGCCGACGCACCGCAGGACCGCCGCTACGAGGCCAGGGTCGGCGACGATCTGGCCGGTACGGCCGCGTACATCCGTACGCCCGAGGTGATCGCCTTCATCCACACGGAGGTAGGCGAGGCCTACGAGGGCCGCGGGATCGGCTCGGCGCTGGCGCGTACCGCCCTTGATGACGCCCGCACCCAGGGGTTGCGGGTGCTGGCCATCTGTCCGTTCATCGCCGGGTGGCTCACCAGACACCCGGAATACGACGATCTGCAGTTCGTTCCGGAAAGCAGCGTCACTGACTGA
- a CDS encoding flavin-containing monooxygenase — MDDDNREHVRVAVIGSGFGGLGVAVRLRREGITDFVVLERAEAVGGTWRDNSYPGCACDVPSHLYSFSFAPNPDWPRAFSGQEHIRAYLERVTDTFGLRPHMRFGAEVKQARWDGAARRWEVTTAAGELTADVLVSATGPLSDPKIPDIPGIEDFPGPVFHSSRWDHDYDLRGKRVAMVGTGASAIQIVPSIQPEVGSLTVIQRTPPWVMPRVDRPVSGAERWLHGKVPSTAKARRGLLWTIREFQVGAFVKRPRLMKAAERIARAHLRRSVKDPALRARLTPDYTIGCKRILLSNTYYPALAQPNTEVVTAALAEVRGSSVVTADGTEREVDAIIFGTGFHVTDMPIGDRVIGADGRTLGEHWKGGMAALRGCTVDGFPNLLLIIGPNTGLGNSSMILMIESSLNYVADYMRTLASTGAAALDAKPAAVAAWNEEMQRRAARTVWNTGGCRSWYLDANGRNTTAWPGTTAEFRQATRQLKISEYDLIAPAAGDVAQAGDDRTIRAEAAS; from the coding sequence ATGGACGACGACAACCGCGAACACGTGCGGGTGGCGGTGATCGGGTCCGGATTCGGCGGTCTGGGAGTCGCTGTACGGCTGCGGCGCGAGGGGATCACCGACTTCGTGGTCCTGGAGCGGGCCGAGGCGGTGGGCGGCACCTGGCGCGACAACAGTTACCCGGGCTGCGCCTGCGACGTGCCCTCGCATCTCTACTCGTTCTCCTTCGCCCCCAACCCGGACTGGCCGCGCGCCTTTTCCGGGCAGGAGCACATCCGGGCCTATCTGGAGCGCGTCACCGACACCTTCGGGCTGCGCCCGCACATGCGGTTCGGCGCGGAGGTGAAGCAGGCGCGCTGGGACGGTGCCGCCCGGCGCTGGGAGGTGACCACGGCGGCCGGCGAGCTGACCGCCGACGTCCTGGTGTCGGCTACCGGTCCGCTGTCCGACCCGAAGATCCCCGACATCCCCGGTATCGAGGACTTCCCGGGGCCGGTCTTCCACTCCTCGCGCTGGGACCACGACTACGACCTCAGGGGCAAGCGCGTCGCCATGGTCGGCACCGGCGCGTCGGCGATCCAGATCGTGCCGTCCATCCAGCCGGAGGTCGGCAGCCTGACCGTCATCCAGCGCACCCCGCCGTGGGTGATGCCGCGCGTCGACCGCCCGGTCAGCGGCGCGGAGCGCTGGCTGCACGGCAAGGTGCCGAGCACCGCCAAGGCCAGGCGCGGGCTGCTGTGGACGATCAGGGAATTCCAGGTCGGCGCGTTCGTGAAGCGCCCCCGGCTGATGAAGGCGGCGGAACGCATCGCCCGCGCCCATTTGCGACGGTCGGTCAAGGATCCCGCGCTGCGTGCCCGGCTCACCCCCGACTACACGATCGGCTGCAAGCGGATCCTGTTGTCCAACACGTATTACCCGGCGCTCGCGCAGCCCAACACGGAGGTCGTCACCGCCGCCCTTGCCGAGGTGCGCGGTTCTTCCGTGGTCACGGCGGACGGCACCGAGCGCGAGGTCGACGCGATCATCTTCGGCACCGGCTTCCACGTCACCGACATGCCGATCGGCGACCGCGTCATCGGCGCCGACGGGCGCACGCTGGGCGAGCACTGGAAGGGCGGCATGGCGGCGCTGCGGGGGTGCACGGTCGACGGCTTCCCCAACCTGCTGCTCATCATCGGCCCCAACACCGGCCTCGGTAACAGCTCGATGATCCTGATGATCGAATCGTCGCTCAATTACGTCGCCGACTACATGCGCACCCTGGCGAGCACCGGCGCCGCTGCGCTGGACGCCAAACCCGCCGCAGTGGCCGCGTGGAACGAGGAGATGCAGCGCCGCGCCGCCCGCACGGTCTGGAACACCGGCGGCTGCAGGAGCTGGTATCTCGACGCGAACGGGCGCAACACGACCGCGTGGCCCGGCACCACCGCGGAATTCCGGCAAGCGACAAGGCAGTTGAAAATCTCCGAATACGATCTGATAGCGCCCGCCGCGGGTGACGTGGCGCAGGCGGGCGATGATCGTACGATCCGGGCGGAGGCCGCGTCATGA
- a CDS encoding MMPL family transporter — MATFLYKLGRFAFRRRRYVVLVWVALLGLAGVGAATAPSAPADNFTVPGTEAQKAFDLLHERFPGTNADGASARIVFKAPGGQKVTAGPNKAAVKQVVAELGHTPQKATAADPYTADAVSKDGTTAYTTVTYEVKSAEITDATHTAIEDAAQHGRDAGLTVEAGGTALQASPSTGNSEAIGVGIAAVVLLITFSSLVAAGLPLLTAIMGVGVGIASITALASTFGLSSTSSTLASMIGLAVGIDYALFIVSRHRHELMEGRDGEDAAGRAVGTAGSAVVFAGLTVLIALAGLSVVNIPMLGKMGMAAAGTVALAVLIALTLIPALLGFAGPKVLSRKVRKGRAVADGKPNMGTRWARLVVRRRVPFLLAGVVALGLAAIPMSSMQLGLPDDGSQPVSTTQRRAYDMLSDGFGPGFNGPLMVVVDGAHSDSPKAAAQQIKETISGFADVKTVTEPAFNPKGDAATLSVVPVSKPSSAQTEDLVHVIRGHSGEFTKATGAEVLVTGTTAMNIDVSQRLNDALLPYLALVVGLAFLLLMIVFRSVLVPLKAALGFLLSVLAALGAVVAVFQWGWLSGLIGVEQTGPIMSMMPIFMVGVVFGLAMDYEVFLVTRMREAYVHGETPQQAVVTGFTHGARVVSAAAVIMISVFAGFIGSSEAMIKMMGFGLAIAVAFDAFIVRMTIVPAVLALLGRAAWWLPRRLDRVLPNVDVEGEQLRKTLAEQPRSAAEEEREPAVI; from the coding sequence ATGGCCACTTTCCTCTACAAACTGGGCCGGTTCGCCTTCCGGCGACGGCGATACGTCGTCCTCGTCTGGGTCGCGCTGCTGGGCCTCGCAGGAGTCGGCGCCGCGACCGCGCCGTCCGCGCCGGCTGACAACTTCACGGTGCCCGGCACCGAGGCGCAGAAGGCGTTCGACCTGCTGCATGAACGTTTCCCCGGGACCAATGCCGACGGCGCGAGCGCGCGCATCGTCTTCAAGGCGCCCGGCGGCCAGAAGGTCACCGCCGGGCCGAACAAGGCGGCAGTGAAGCAGGTCGTCGCCGAACTGGGGCACACCCCGCAGAAGGCCACCGCTGCCGATCCGTACACCGCCGACGCGGTCAGCAAGGACGGCACCACCGCCTATACGACAGTCACCTATGAGGTGAAGTCCGCCGAGATCACCGATGCCACGCATACGGCGATCGAGGACGCCGCCCAGCACGGCCGGGACGCCGGACTGACCGTGGAGGCAGGCGGTACCGCGCTGCAGGCGTCGCCGTCGACCGGCAACAGCGAGGCAATAGGTGTCGGCATTGCCGCGGTCGTACTTCTGATCACGTTCAGTTCACTGGTCGCCGCAGGGCTGCCGCTGCTGACCGCGATCATGGGTGTCGGCGTCGGTATTGCGTCGATCACCGCGCTGGCGAGCACGTTCGGTCTGTCCAGCACGTCGTCCACACTCGCGTCGATGATCGGACTGGCGGTCGGCATCGACTACGCCCTCTTCATCGTCTCGCGTCACCGGCATGAACTCATGGAGGGCCGGGACGGTGAGGACGCGGCCGGGCGCGCGGTCGGCACGGCCGGGTCCGCGGTGGTCTTCGCGGGGCTCACCGTGCTCATTGCGCTGGCCGGACTGTCGGTCGTCAACATCCCGATGCTCGGCAAGATGGGCATGGCGGCGGCGGGTACCGTGGCGCTCGCCGTACTGATCGCCCTCACCCTGATACCGGCGCTGCTCGGCTTCGCCGGCCCCAAGGTGCTGAGCCGCAAGGTGCGCAAGGGCCGGGCGGTCGCCGACGGCAAGCCCAACATGGGTACGCGCTGGGCGCGGTTGGTGGTGCGGCGGCGCGTTCCGTTCCTGCTGGCCGGAGTGGTCGCACTGGGGCTGGCAGCCATCCCGATGAGCAGCATGCAGCTCGGGTTGCCCGACGACGGCTCGCAGCCGGTCAGCACCACGCAGCGCAGGGCCTACGACATGCTGTCCGACGGTTTCGGGCCGGGCTTCAACGGACCGCTCATGGTCGTGGTCGACGGCGCCCACAGCGACAGTCCCAAGGCGGCGGCGCAGCAGATCAAGGAGACGATCTCCGGCTTCGCCGACGTCAAGACGGTCACCGAGCCGGCGTTCAACCCCAAGGGTGACGCCGCGACGCTCAGTGTGGTGCCGGTGTCCAAGCCGAGCAGCGCGCAGACCGAGGACCTGGTGCACGTCATCCGCGGCCATTCGGGTGAGTTCACGAAGGCCACCGGCGCCGAGGTGCTGGTGACCGGTACCACCGCGATGAACATCGACGTCTCGCAGCGGCTCAACGACGCCCTGCTGCCCTATCTGGCGCTGGTCGTCGGCCTGGCCTTCCTGCTGCTGATGATCGTCTTCCGGTCGGTGCTCGTGCCGCTCAAGGCCGCGCTCGGGTTCCTGCTGTCGGTGCTTGCCGCACTGGGCGCGGTCGTGGCGGTCTTCCAGTGGGGCTGGCTGTCCGGCCTGATCGGGGTGGAGCAGACCGGGCCGATCATGAGCATGATGCCGATCTTCATGGTCGGTGTGGTGTTCGGCCTCGCCATGGACTACGAGGTCTTCCTGGTCACCCGGATGCGGGAGGCCTACGTCCACGGGGAGACGCCGCAGCAGGCGGTCGTGACGGGATTCACCCATGGCGCACGAGTGGTGTCCGCCGCGGCCGTCATCATGATCAGCGTCTTCGCCGGATTCATCGGATCGTCCGAAGCGATGATCAAGATGATGGGATTCGGCCTGGCCATTGCGGTGGCTTTCGACGCGTTCATCGTTCGTATGACCATCGTGCCCGCGGTACTCGCACTGCTCGGGCGTGCCGCATGGTGGCTGCCCCGGCGGCTGGACCGCGTGCTGCCCAATGTCGACGTGGAGGGCGAGCAGTTGCGCAAGACCCTCGCCGAGCAGCCGCGGTCGGCTGCCGAGGAGGAACGCGAGCCGGCTGTGATCTGA
- a CDS encoding alpha/beta fold hydrolase, translating into MTLPYEEVPPRRTLHVVSPGGNRVHVEEFGRPDGPTVVLAHGWACSILFWAPVIRLLSSDFRVIAYDQRGHGRSAESLTRKGYDTGVLADDLEAVLEAVVPEGERAVLAGHSMGGMTIMAAFGRPAVRSRTAAVLLASTASGRLLGATEVLPPRLSVRWLRRVFHRQLLTSRLPLGPITPLSRAAFGYGVLGKAPTREQVAFTARIVHACKARQRAAWGRVLAVLDLDAEIAALDAPTAVLVGTHDKLTPKVHSRGMVEVLPHCVGLTELPGLGHMTPIEDAAAVESVIRALAAAHAVSPSGVDAEGDAAARQSDPVAEEKSA; encoded by the coding sequence ATGACGCTCCCCTACGAAGAGGTGCCCCCGCGCCGGACGCTGCACGTGGTGTCGCCCGGCGGAAACCGTGTCCATGTCGAGGAATTCGGCCGCCCCGACGGTCCCACCGTGGTCCTCGCGCACGGCTGGGCGTGCTCGATCCTCTTCTGGGCGCCGGTGATACGGCTGCTCTCGTCCGATTTCCGGGTGATCGCCTACGACCAGCGGGGTCACGGCCGCAGTGCGGAGTCGCTCACCCGGAAGGGTTACGACACCGGCGTACTGGCCGATGATCTGGAAGCCGTACTGGAAGCGGTCGTACCGGAGGGTGAACGGGCGGTGCTGGCCGGGCACTCCATGGGCGGTATGACGATCATGGCGGCATTCGGGCGGCCGGCCGTACGCAGCCGTACGGCCGCGGTGCTGCTCGCCAGTACCGCCAGCGGGCGGCTGCTCGGCGCGACCGAGGTGCTGCCGCCGCGCCTGTCGGTGCGGTGGCTGCGGCGGGTCTTCCACCGGCAGCTGCTGACCTCGCGGCTGCCGCTCGGGCCGATCACTCCGCTGTCGCGGGCGGCGTTCGGCTACGGCGTGCTGGGGAAGGCCCCGACCAGGGAGCAGGTGGCCTTCACCGCGCGGATCGTGCACGCCTGCAAGGCCAGGCAACGTGCCGCTTGGGGCCGGGTGCTGGCCGTCCTCGACCTGGACGCGGAGATCGCCGCGCTGGACGCGCCCACCGCCGTCCTGGTCGGTACCCACGACAAGCTCACGCCCAAAGTGCACTCCCGCGGCATGGTGGAGGTCCTCCCGCACTGCGTCGGCCTGACCGAACTCCCCGGGCTCGGCCATATGACGCCGATCGAGGACGCGGCGGCTGTGGAGTCCGTCATCCGGGCGCTGGCCGCCGCCCACGCAGTGTCGCCTTCCGGAGTTGACGCGGAGGGTGACGCCGCTGCCCGACAGAGTGACCCCGTAGCGGAGGAGAAGAGCGCATGA
- a CDS encoding DUF2630 family protein produces MQQPHDASAEQAILGRISKMVADEKTLRDLLADAGPEGADERERLTALEHELDQCWDLLRQRRALSEAGEDPGSARVRPSSTVEGYRS; encoded by the coding sequence GTGCAACAGCCCCACGACGCCAGTGCGGAGCAGGCCATACTCGGCCGCATCAGCAAGATGGTCGCCGACGAGAAGACGCTGCGCGATCTGCTCGCCGACGCCGGCCCGGAAGGCGCGGACGAACGCGAACGCCTGACCGCGCTGGAACACGAACTCGACCAGTGCTGGGACCTGCTGCGGCAGCGCCGCGCCCTGTCCGAGGCGGGCGAGGACCCCGGCTCCGCCCGCGTCCGCCCGTCCTCGACGGTGGAGGGCTACCGGTCGTGA